The genomic segment GCAGGGACAGCGGTTTTGTCTGCTCTCCCTTCGGAGCTTTGTGTGGCCTCCTCCCCGTGTGAAACTGGTACATGTGCACTTACAGGAGTCCCTTGAGATTTAACATGGCGTCTTAGCTGTTTTGGCAGTCAGTCTTGATGCTGTGACCAGGGTGCTCCCCCAGCACCCCGACCTTTGTGTGTAGACAATGGGACTGAGGGATGGTGGGTGCGGGCCTGCATCTGACTGCTTTTTCTGTGCCTTCTCAGCAACCCAAGGAGATTTGTGGCCTGGTTGGGTTCTGCGACCAAGTGAAGGAGATGCCCATGCAGACTCTGATCCCTGCCAAAGTGGTCTCGGAGAACATCATCCCTGCGTTGGAACTGGTGGAGCCCATTAAGGTACCTGATGGCATCGTGTTGTCCTGGCCAGGGCCGTGTCATGCCCAGGCCACTCCACATTGTACCACATTCTGTGAGGCACATGCTTTTTTGGTTCCCTGCCGACTCCTAAAGGGATTTGAGTTTGAGACCATTCATTAGTGTGTGGTGTCCCTGTATAAGTACAGTGTCCCGCTCCCAGCCCTGAGTACGTGTATTTCCTTGGTTATGAACCCGTGTGCTCCGCGGGATCAGCCTCCATCTGCAGCACGTCTCCAGCCTCCTCTGACACGTttctgcccctccgccctgccCACCGTCACCGCGGCGCAAACCTCATGTTCCCAGGACACCCAGGGCTCACACACAAGCCTCTTGGTGTGCTGCTTGCGAgcatgggggtgtgtgtggtttCCCTAGCGCCTTCACTTGGTAAGGAGCCACCGTGTTCCCCGAGCAGTTCACGTTCAGCGCCTGTTACGGGCCCAGCAGTGTGTTAGAGACTGAGTCCTGAAACCGTTCACCTGGAGGAGTCAACAGACTTGTCCCGGCGTTCATGTGGCTCCCGCTTTAGTTCTTAAAAGGGCCCAGGCCCCATGACGTTTTACCACGTGGCACACGCATGTGCTTATTCCAGAACTTCCGTGTCACCTGACCTTTAGCGGTCTCGTCTCCCTCTGCTGTCCTTCCTCAGCATGAGCGGTGTCTGTAGCACCGGTTAAGAAGTCAGATGGAGTTGGGGAGGCAGAAGTGCCCTGTTTTGCTGACTGAATTAATAGCCAGAGGAGATGAAGGAGAGTTACAGCTTACATTGTAGCCGCACGGGACTCCTACgtttaaataaaatcacacaaaatttaaaacagttcAGTTCGGTGGTTGCCCTGGCCACATTTCAGGTGTGGTCTGTGCTGCTCTGCTGGACAGCAGAGATGGAGGTGTGTCTACTGTCACAGAAAGTTGTGTTTAGCAGTATTACTTTATTAGAGGCTGGCTCTGGGAAAGCAGTCTCAGGTACTCGTGAGACGTGAAACACAGGAGCAGACCTGAAATGTGTTTAAAGCTCTGTCTTGTAAACAGCAGACAGGTAGTGAGTCCTCACTctgccctgcacccccacccaccttcccaaAATGACTCTGGAACGCTGAAATGATGGTGACCAGATAAGATATCTCATACGGCCTGCTCTTTGGGGTTTTCGAAGCAGGTTTTATTGCTTCTGTCTTCGTGAAGTATGAATTCCTGGTTTttctgtggggttgggggtgcgTGGTGGGAGGTAGTGGTGGTAGAGCACTGGGCAAAGGGATGGGTCTCCCACCACGTAAAACCAGCAGGGACAGGAACTTGGACACTGGGAGGAAGCCACCCTGTGTGTGACATTCTCCTGTCCCTGGCCACAGGGTGTCCCTTCCCCTTTAGAGCTGCTAGCAGGACCCAGGGGGGTGAGGTGAGGGTCTCAGCATTAAAGTGCTCTCCTGCCCTTCCCACAGAAGGACATGGTCCAGGCGAAGGCTAATGTTTACTGCGAGGTGTGCGAGTACGTGGTAAAGGAGGTGGTCAAGCTCATTGACAACAACAGGACTGAGGTATGTGCATTTCTAGAATGCTAGGGTGTTCCTGTTCCCTGGTGGCAGAACCAGCAGAGAGGTGGGCTTGGCCCTTGCCAGCATTGGACACCAGCTCTGGGAATCCGCACACCGGCCGCCCACCGGTGGGTCCCTCTGGGCTGGGGTTGGGCTGCTTTGTAGGTCTCGTCTTTGTGGGGAGGAAATAGCACCTGGCTGTGGGCTGGTTTCCTGGTCATGTTAGTATTCTGAGATTCTTTCCCAGCCCTATCCAGCCTCTCTTCTAGTAGGATCCTCTTGTTCTGTGTTTCAGGAAGAAATACTTCACGCTTTGGATAAAGTGTGCTCAAAGTTGCCTACGTCCTTATCCGAAGAGTGCCAGGAGGTGGTGGACACTTACGGCGCCTCCATCCTGTCGATCCTCCTGCAGGAGGCGAGCCCTGAGATCGTGTGCAGCATGCTCCATCTGTGCTCCAGCCAGGGGCTGCCTGTGCTGCCTGGTGAGCGGGGTGAGGGGGCGGCTGGCCGGCCCCTGGGGCTCGGGAGGGCCCTGCCGGCACTGAGCCTGTGCTCCTGTGTGTAGTCCGTGTGATTCAGCCCAAGGACGGTGGCTTCTGTGAGGTGTGCAAGAGGCTGGTGAGCTATGTGGACCACAACCTGGAGAAAAACAGCACGAAGCAGGAGATCCTGTCTGCTCTCGAGAAAGGCTGCAGCTTCCTGCCCGAGTCATACCAGAAGCAGGTACGCCCTGGGCTGCTTTAGGCCAGAAGGTCCGAACCTGCCTGCAGAGTGCAAAGGCTGGGGTAGCTCCTCGATTGTGCCCCCGATTGAAGTTTTCAGGGAAAACTAGCCATTTCTTAGAGGAGTCTGTTGGCTCAAGGGGAGCCGCGGAGGGGCAGTAATGGGAGCAGCTGAGGGGAGGCtgagtgtgggtgggtgggggcatctGGGAAGGGGGTGCCGGGCTGGCAGAGCATGCGTAGCACCCCTTCTTTTATGCCTCCACTCTGCATGGGCACGCCTCGACCTGGACCTGTCTCCCTCTTTACCTAACAGTGTGATCAGTTTGTGACTGAGTACGAGCCCGTGCTAATAGAAGTCCTGGTGGAGGTGATGGACCCTTCCTTCGTGTGCTTGGTAAGCTTCTGGGCAGTGTGGGGCCCGGCCGGTTCTGCATAGAGCAGGGGCTCCTCTGAGGTTCTGCCAGAGTCTCTGGGGATGGACTGTGGGAGGAGGACAGGGCTTTCCCTCAGCGGCACTGACTTTGGAAGTGCATGTCCGAGCTCTAGTTCTAGCTGCTTCTAGAAGCTGATAATCTCTGGTTTTGAAAAGGATCAGTAGGGCAGATCTAATTCTTCCCCGTTTTCACCACATAGAAAATCGGAGCCTGCCCTGCAGCCCATAAGCCTCTTTTGGGAACCGAGAAGTGTGTGTGGGGCCCCAGCTACTGGTGCCGGAGCATGGAGGCAGCAGCCGAGTGCAATGTGAGTAGCTCGGCCGCCGCTCCTGGGATAAGCCTGGGCTGGGAGCTCTAGCTGGCCTTCGTGTCAGGGAAAGCACGGAGGCCCAGAGCAGCAGCTAGGCTTATTTGAGGCCACCCAGCAAAGGCAGGAGGACTGATGACATTCTTGCCTTTGAGAAGTAAAGGGTGGGggtattttttagtgttttttttgcTTCTGCTTCCTTGTTTTTGCCTTTAGTTCCCTTCTGACAGGGTCAGGATCGGATTTGCATGAGGCCACCCTAGAGATTGCACAAGTCCTCCTCTCCCTGGGGTCAGTCTTGGCTGGAGCCTGGCCTGAGTCTTCACCCAAGGCCGAGCCGTTGTTCTTGAGTGGCCCTGAGGCGTGGTGCCTGCCCGGAGGTTCCAGGGCCTGTGGCGCCGCCCTGGCTGGGCCGCCCCCGGTGGTGCGCCCCACACTGCTCGCGCGGGTGGGGACGTGTGGACCAGCCAGCTACTTAATGTGCTTTTGCGCAGCTGCTTCTTACTCCAGTGGGTTCCTCATGACCAGTGGGGCATGGCCGCTGGTCTGGTTGCCATCAGTTTGGGCCCCTGCGGGGAAGGGGCAGTGATGCCCACCTGGCCATGTCCAGCTCCTTGCCCCGCCGGCCCCAGCGCATAGCACAGTCAGGGGAGGAGTAGGTCCCTGCTGCCGTCCTGGGTGAAGGGGCCTGTGGGGCCACTGTTCTCAAGGCCTGAGCCGGGGTGCACTCCTTTGGGTGAGTTCGGCCTTGGGGGCCTCCATGCCGCCTGCTGAACGCTGGGACTCCGCCTGTAACCAGGTGGAGGGGTCTCGGGCCCTCCTGCATGGGTGCTCACCTGTAAAACACTCAGGGGCTCTGCAGCTGCTGCTCCGGACTCTTGCCTTAGGAGTCGCCGACGCTCGGGGGCCACATGCTCCCCAGTTGTAAGTGGGGTGCTGTCCAGCTGACTAGGACAGGAGAACAAGTTCCATTTTTGGGTGATGTCTGCTGCTGGAACAGGCCAGGAGTAGAGTTTGTCACGTGAAGACTAAGTCCAGCTTCCTCTCTCCCGTCAGGCTGTGGAGCATTGCAAACGTCACGTGTGGAACTAGAAGGGGGACGTTCCATCTTGGAGAAACTACAGCATCTTTTCCTACTTGTGTGTCTGGGGCAGTGAACATCCCATCTGTTGACTCTGTTATAAAAATAggttccctttccctccctccctccctgtcccccgtAGCATTGCTTTCCGTGCGGGGCGTGCCTGGCCTGCAGCTGCCCCGCTGCTTCACTGTCCCTTTCCTTTGCCTAGACAGGTGAGGATGGACCGTGCACTGGAGGGCTTTCAGCCTGCCCTTGTGTGGTGgttccctggaggaggtggtggggggctctgggggcCGGCGCGAGCCAGAGCTGCTTGACAGAAGGCTCTCCATCCTGTTGGCTGGGGCCTTGTTCTGagccctctgcctgctcctcagCAGGGACCTCCCCTCTTCCTGGGccgttctccagagaagcagaacaaaGGTAGTGTTACATGAAAGATCAGAGGCTCAGAATAGAGGCTTTTTAAAACCACGTAGTTTTCACCGTAGGGGAGATTTGGGAGGCACCTGctcaggaggcctgggtgggtCTCGGGGTCGCTGTCCCTGGGTCACCCTCCAATTCAGCTTTGGGGTGTCTTTCCTGGTGATGCCTTGGTCGGGGTTCTGTGGATCTGGGTGGGAGGGGGAAACCTGTCTGAATGTCGTCTGCTAGCTCTACGTGCAGGTCCTGTGGGCCtggcgtgcgtgcgtgtgtgtgtgtgtgtgtgtgtggacagcgGTGGCTGCCTGCTTGCTCTCGTGTCTGCCCGGCCGCTGGAGCCTTGCTTTGTGCGTCTCTAGTGCCTCCCGGCCCCTCACCTCCATCCCCCATTTCCTAGCTGGTCTTTCTGGCCTTCAGATAAATGTGGATGTAAATGTGGATGAGAAGCTCCTAAGCCTCTGTCAGGTAGAGGGGTGCTGGGGGTGCTGTCCCGGGGCCTTGGCTGCCGCCTGTCTCTCCCGTTGGGCCTCCTCTTCTGTCCCACTTCTAGTTGCCAGGAGACAGCGAGACATGCAGTTGCTATTAAATGGACTTAATGACTTTTTTGATTCGTTTTGCACTAAAGTTTCTGtgatttaacaataaataaagtCTGTTAACCAGACCTGAGCCTGAGTGCTTCTGTAACACTTCAGCCCGCGTTTGGTTTCTGAGTTGCTGCAGGGCCACGGACCTGTGGGTGTCCAGGGTCCTCTGGCCCCTCTTGGCCGCAGAAAGCGAGCAAAGTGGGCAAAGAGAATCCCCCCCCATTGACTAGgccccctcccccttgccccagGCCAACCCCGAGGGTAGTTTACTGAGCCACAACGAATTGAATTGCCTCCTTGtgagttgtttttcttatttaaaatgcagaccATTCCAGAAACGTTCAGTGAGTACCAGTTAAAATCAAGGGGAAAATGTTGAGGgaataacttaaaataaaaaaggaatacacACAAACACTCTACATTCAGAACCCAAGGGAACACCAGTCCTTTCTCTTTATGAGCCGGCACGTTTGGGAAGCCAGCAGAATGTAGAGAACGCAGTTCGCTGACATTGACCATGTCCGTGTGGGGAGGTAGGGATCACTCACAGCCCCCAGCTGGGTATCCAGCCGGGGGATGTGCTAGAAATGCATTgggacttgagctgaagtcagaatCAAGGCCAGGTGGGGTAAGTCAGCTCTGGACCTCCCTCCCCTGGTGCTGGgcgtgggggggggagggggggatggacagggatgtggggaggggagagggagagggcctGCGTGGCCTTTTTAGAGCTCAGCCTGGGCTGAGTTCGTCCTCAGACTCCTGGGCCCCCAGTGACCCTCCTTACCTTGTCCTTAGATGCTTatcatttttgtttggttttcttaaaaaaataacaaattttatgaAGGTGGAGGTCAGGTGCTGAATGGGCGTCTGGCAGAAGCGGAGTCTGAGCAACTGGAGCGGGCTCCACCAGGCCGGCCCGAGGTG from the Halichoerus grypus chromosome 7, mHalGry1.hap1.1, whole genome shotgun sequence genome contains:
- the PSAP gene encoding prosaposin is translated as MYTVFLLASLLGAALASPVLGLKECTRGSAVWCQNVKTAADCGALKHCLQTVWNKPTVKSLPCDICKDVITAAGDMLKDNATEQEILVYLEKTCDWLPNPNLSASCKEMVDSYLPVILDMIKGQMSRPGEVCSALNLCESLQKHLAELNHQKQLESNKIPEMDVAEVVAPFMANIPLLLYPQDGPHSEPQQKAGGDVCQDCIQMVTDIQNAVRTNSTFVEALVDHAKAQCDLLGPGMADMCKNYINQYSDIAVQMMMHMQPKEICGLVGFCDQVKEMPMQTLIPAKVVSENIIPALELVEPIKKDMVQAKANVYCEVCEYVVKEVVKLIDNNRTEEEILHALDKVCSKLPTSLSEECQEVVDTYGASILSILLQEASPEIVCSMLHLCSSQGLPVLPVRVIQPKDGGFCEVCKRLVSYVDHNLEKNSTKQEILSALEKGCSFLPESYQKQCDQFVTEYEPVLIEVLVEVMDPSFVCLKIGACPAAHKPLLGTEKCVWGPSYWCRSMEAAAECNAVEHCKRHVWN